In Deinococcus maricopensis DSM 21211, one genomic interval encodes:
- a CDS encoding DUF1501 domain-containing protein produces MDRREFLKLSAVALAATSGMPGFLARAAASAGGDKTLVVVQLTGGNDGLNTLVPYSNGAYYAARPNIAIPRKDVLTLNGDLGMHPALRPLMKHWDAGDLAWIENVGYPNPNRSHFASMAIWHTADPTQAADDGWIGRIAERIGDPFCASNVGGTTPRALMASEFALPSIDSVDGFQLKLPEGLQGAFEGMLNAPRSGEAAYLQRATRQMLANTRKVQANAGKYRAGATYPEGKFAAQLRDVARLIAGGTGQRVLYTSLGSFDTHAGQRAEQDDLLTELAGGLSAFMADLERQGAADRVIVMGFSEFGRRVAENDSAGTDHGQGSVMFALGPGVRGGVHGDSPDLEDLADGDIKYRQDFRGVYAEALGRWLNLNPRDILGGDFRGPTWIA; encoded by the coding sequence ATGGATCGCCGTGAATTCCTGAAACTGTCCGCCGTGGCGCTCGCCGCCACCTCCGGGATGCCCGGGTTCCTCGCGCGCGCCGCCGCCAGTGCCGGCGGCGACAAAACCCTCGTCGTGGTGCAACTCACGGGCGGCAACGACGGGCTGAACACCCTGGTGCCGTACTCGAACGGCGCGTACTACGCGGCCCGGCCGAACATCGCCATCCCCAGGAAGGACGTGCTGACGCTCAACGGCGACCTCGGCATGCACCCGGCGCTGCGGCCCCTGATGAAGCACTGGGACGCCGGGGACCTCGCGTGGATCGAGAACGTCGGGTACCCGAACCCGAACCGCAGTCACTTCGCGAGCATGGCGATCTGGCACACGGCGGACCCGACCCAGGCGGCCGATGACGGTTGGATCGGGCGGATCGCGGAGCGGATCGGCGACCCGTTCTGCGCGAGCAACGTGGGCGGAACGACCCCGCGCGCCCTGATGGCGAGCGAGTTCGCGCTGCCGAGCATCGACAGCGTCGATGGTTTTCAGCTGAAGCTGCCCGAGGGGCTACAGGGGGCGTTTGAGGGGATGCTGAACGCGCCGAGGTCCGGCGAGGCCGCGTACCTGCAGCGCGCCACGCGGCAGATGCTCGCCAACACCCGCAAGGTGCAGGCGAACGCCGGGAAGTACCGCGCGGGCGCCACGTACCCGGAAGGGAAGTTCGCGGCGCAACTGCGGGACGTGGCGCGCCTGATTGCGGGCGGCACCGGGCAGCGGGTGCTGTACACCAGCCTGGGGAGTTTCGACACGCACGCAGGCCAGCGCGCCGAGCAGGATGACCTGCTGACGGAACTCGCGGGGGGGCTCAGTGCATTCATGGCGGACCTGGAGCGGCAGGGTGCTGCGGACCGCGTGATCGTGATGGGCTTCTCGGAGTTCGGGCGGCGCGTCGCGGAGAACGACAGTGCCGGCACGGATCACGGGCAGGGCAGCGTGATGTTCGCGCTCGGGCCGGGCGTGCGGGGCGGCGTGCACGGTGACAGCCCGGACCTGGAGGACCTCGCGGACGGCGACATCAAGTACCGGCAGGATTTCCGGGGCGTGTACGCCGAGGCGCTCGGGCGCTGGCTGAACCTCAACCCGCGCGACATTCTGGGCGGGGATTTCCGGGGGCCGACGTGGATCGCTTGA
- a CDS encoding DUF1800 domain-containing protein codes for MALTPYQPRTYTPEDAAHLARRAGFGATDAEIRALQQLGPQGAARKLLDFPQTLVSGNPFKPENGASPGAGIKLTQTAWLFEMLYTPHPLRERLALLWSNHFVIGTDKVRNLAALGQYLTLLRTHAAGEFTPFATDIAKSPAMLRYLDNDQNRKGKPNENFSRELLELFTTGIGPYSERDVQEGARALTGWTFTGGRGNKQYLEVPKFAFQVKNHDAGRKTYLGQSGAFTPEQVVALACAHPATGDFVARKLWRAFVNDTPDETGVRALGDVFRAHGGNLRVTLEALLTSEAFYAPGNRASIIRSPVEFVVGALRSMGRPKLDEKQILNLTSTLARLGQDLLKPPNVKGWDGGREWINDSSLLLRMQTAAALTLGKNAPKVDAPPSMLALTGHAEPPAALRGLKRAQATYLTLISPEFQLL; via the coding sequence GTGGCACTCACCCCCTACCAACCCCGTACGTACACGCCTGAGGACGCGGCGCACCTGGCGCGCCGCGCGGGTTTCGGCGCGACCGACGCTGAAATCCGGGCGTTGCAGCAACTCGGCCCGCAGGGCGCGGCGCGGAAGCTGCTGGACTTTCCGCAGACGCTCGTGAGCGGCAATCCGTTCAAGCCGGAGAATGGCGCGTCGCCCGGCGCGGGCATCAAGCTGACGCAGACGGCGTGGCTGTTCGAGATGCTGTACACGCCGCATCCGCTTCGCGAGCGTCTCGCGCTGCTGTGGAGCAATCATTTCGTGATTGGCACGGATAAGGTCCGGAACCTCGCGGCGCTCGGGCAATACCTGACGCTGCTGCGGACGCACGCTGCGGGGGAGTTCACGCCGTTCGCAACGGACATCGCGAAATCCCCGGCGATGCTGCGCTACCTCGACAACGACCAGAACCGGAAGGGCAAGCCGAACGAGAACTTCAGCCGGGAGCTGCTGGAGCTGTTCACGACCGGGATCGGGCCGTACTCGGAGCGGGACGTGCAGGAGGGTGCGCGCGCCCTGACCGGCTGGACGTTCACGGGCGGGCGCGGCAACAAGCAGTACCTGGAGGTGCCGAAGTTCGCGTTTCAGGTCAAGAACCATGATGCGGGGCGCAAGACGTACCTGGGGCAGAGCGGGGCGTTCACGCCGGAGCAGGTCGTGGCGCTCGCGTGCGCGCACCCGGCCACGGGAGACTTCGTGGCGCGCAAGTTGTGGCGGGCGTTCGTGAATGACACGCCGGACGAGACGGGCGTGCGCGCCCTCGGGGACGTGTTCCGCGCGCATGGCGGAAACCTGCGCGTGACCCTGGAGGCGCTGCTGACGAGCGAGGCGTTTTACGCGCCGGGCAACCGCGCGAGCATCATCCGCAGCCCGGTGGAGTTCGTGGTGGGGGCGCTGCGGAGCATGGGTCGCCCGAAACTCGACGAGAAGCAGATCCTGAACCTGACGAGCACGCTGGCGCGGCTCGGGCAGGACCTGCTGAAACCGCCGAACGTGAAGGGTTGGGACGGGGGGCGCGAGTGGATCAACGACAGTTCACTGCTGCTGCGCATGCAGACGGCCGCGGCCCTCACGCTCGGGAAGAACGCGCCGAAGGTGGACGCGCCACCGTCCATGCTCGCGCTGACCGGCCACGCGGAGCCGCCCGCGGCGCTGCGCGGCCTGAAGCGCGCGCAGGCCACGTACCTGACGCTGATTTCGCCCGAGTTTCAGCTGCTGTGA
- a CDS encoding sigma-E factor regulatory protein RseB domain-containing protein, which produces MRRATMLIALLGASAQAADANPAVSAFARALRTEARGVAEVSVFFPPRANPTRTAAVLPNVSVYAGLLRRNFEVNVGGVERVAGRDATRLTLTPKVGDAARWTVWVDRAWNVPLAFEERSADGTLARRAALQQVSGVRARSRAAPVRPEGLRRAVLAAVPGLACPAGFEPVAVSVSGRGTEVQLSDGLNTLVLVLATRNVQTAPGVAARRVRAGAFVWLIGNLPARALSAALTGVRDVRPDALGTFVAPPPSKE; this is translated from the coding sequence GTGAGGCGCGCGACGATGCTCATCGCGCTGCTGGGGGCGTCGGCGCAGGCGGCGGACGCGAATCCGGCGGTGTCGGCGTTCGCGCGGGCGTTGCGGACGGAGGCGCGTGGCGTGGCGGAAGTGAGCGTGTTCTTCCCGCCGCGCGCGAATCCCACGCGGACGGCGGCGGTCCTGCCGAACGTGAGCGTCTACGCGGGTCTGCTGCGGCGGAATTTCGAGGTGAACGTCGGGGGCGTGGAGCGCGTGGCCGGGCGGGACGCGACGCGGCTGACGCTCACACCGAAGGTGGGGGACGCGGCGCGTTGGACGGTGTGGGTGGACCGCGCGTGGAACGTGCCGCTCGCGTTCGAGGAGCGCAGCGCGGACGGGACGCTGGCGCGCCGCGCGGCCCTCCAGCAGGTCAGTGGCGTGCGCGCGCGCAGCCGCGCCGCGCCGGTGCGGCCGGAGGGCCTGCGGCGGGCGGTCCTGGCGGCCGTGCCCGGGCTGGCGTGCCCGGCGGGGTTCGAGCCGGTCGCAGTGAGCGTGAGCGGGCGCGGCACGGAGGTGCAGCTCAGTGACGGCCTGAATACGCTCGTGCTCGTGCTGGCCACGCGGAACGTGCAGACTGCGCCGGGCGTGGCCGCGCGGCGCGTGCGGGCGGGCGCGTTCGTGTGGCTGATTGGGAACCTCCCGGCGCGCGCGCTGAGCGCGGCCCTCACCGGCGTCCGGGACGTACGTCCGGACGCCCTGGGAACTTTCGTGGCACCGCCGCCCTCTAAGGAGTAG
- a CDS encoding RNA polymerase sigma factor → MGVTVEHLTDTELIARARAPFSRGREAAFETLVRRHAPRVHALARSLVGVGAADDVVQEVFVSVHRHLGAFRGDAAFGTWLHRVTLNACYAALRVRPSVPFSEVPEPVSGSDPVREGERADLRARLTWALAQLPREQREAVALRELSGLTYEEVAEVMGVELGTVKSRINRGRVALRALLSAQGVRPE, encoded by the coding sequence ATGGGTGTGACGGTGGAGCACCTCACGGATACCGAGTTGATCGCGCGCGCCCGCGCGCCGTTCTCGCGTGGGCGGGAGGCGGCGTTCGAGACGCTGGTGCGGCGGCATGCGCCGCGCGTGCATGCGCTCGCGCGGTCGCTGGTGGGTGTGGGCGCAGCGGATGACGTGGTGCAGGAGGTGTTCGTGAGTGTGCACCGGCATCTGGGGGCGTTCCGGGGGGACGCAGCGTTCGGGACGTGGCTGCACCGCGTGACGTTGAACGCGTGTTACGCGGCGTTGCGGGTACGGCCGAGCGTGCCGTTCTCGGAGGTGCCGGAGCCGGTGTCGGGGAGCGACCCGGTGCGGGAGGGGGAGCGGGCGGACCTGCGGGCGCGGCTCACGTGGGCACTCGCGCAGCTCCCGAGGGAGCAGCGGGAGGCGGTGGCGTTGCGGGAGTTATCGGGGTTGACGTACGAGGAGGTGGCCGAGGTGATGGGTGTGGAACTGGGCACGGTGAAGTCGCGGATCAATCGTGGGCGGGTGGCGCTGCGGGCGCTGCTGAGCGCGCAGGGGGTGAGGCCGGAGTGA
- a CDS encoding aminoglycoside 3'-phosphotransferase, whose translation MADTPPLTLPEALRRTLPAARWELTHTNDAGTRVYRSQRFLIKVHPRGPSHPLFSEKERLRWLAPRVPVPPLAGYAEDADHAYLALARLPGMPMNHPDARLHARRNADLLARALAELHALPIRDCPFTHTLTERLRDLRTRLTASGEIPTPVAERFNALVRQRPHDEDLVVTHGHATLEHVLVNGEYVEALTGVGRAGLADRHVDLAAAHTSLTQDYDPDAAAHFLDTYGRARIDLHKLDYYARLNALA comes from the coding sequence ATGGCCGACACGCCCCCCCTCACGCTCCCCGAAGCGCTGCGCCGCACCCTTCCTGCCGCACGCTGGGAACTCACGCACACGAATGACGCCGGCACCCGCGTGTACCGCTCGCAACGCTTCCTCATCAAGGTCCACCCACGCGGCCCCAGTCATCCCCTGTTCAGCGAGAAGGAACGCCTCCGCTGGCTCGCGCCCCGCGTGCCCGTCCCGCCACTCGCCGGGTACGCCGAAGACGCCGACCACGCCTACCTCGCCCTCGCCCGCTTGCCCGGCATGCCCATGAACCACCCCGATGCCCGCCTCCACGCCCGCCGCAACGCCGACCTTCTCGCGCGCGCCCTCGCGGAACTCCACGCCCTGCCCATCCGCGACTGCCCCTTCACCCACACCCTCACCGAGCGCCTCCGCGACCTCCGCACCCGCCTCACCGCGTCCGGAGAGATCCCCACGCCCGTGGCCGAACGCTTCAACGCCCTCGTGCGCCAGCGCCCACACGACGAGGACCTCGTCGTCACGCACGGCCACGCTACCCTCGAGCACGTCCTCGTGAACGGCGAGTACGTCGAGGCACTCACCGGCGTCGGCCGGGCTGGCCTCGCCGACCGGCACGTGGACCTCGCTGCCGCGCACACCAGCCTCACGCAAGACTACGATCCGGACGCCGCCGCGCACTTCCTCGACACCTACGGACGCGCCCGCATTGACCTGCACAAGCTGGACTACTACGCCCGCCTGAACGCCCTCGCCTGA
- a CDS encoding S8 family peptidase, which yields MKRATLLLCAALAAATAGQASAGRLDPDLQKKLQTAPNTKVGVIVRFSVANNTQGRALFKSLRQQLQTTVQKLGPAAGIINNALNSGRAQQLWLDQSIYLPLTPIEARAIATLPIVAEVFENFPVKIPKAVALSDSSAPAGTPWHLQKLGVPQLWAQGIRGQGVRIGHIDSGINANHGELAGKVAAYAEFNADGDRVNSQPHDTSGHGTHTAGLLVGKSVGVAPDAKVLSALVLPNDQGTFAQVIAGMQWVLDPDNNADTNDGANVVSMSLGLPGTYQEFVQPVQNMIKAGVIPVFANGNFGPTAGSAASPGNIPDVIAIGAIDQAGSVPSFSSRGPVAWTGPYNGTFIKPDLVGPGVNITSSAKDGGYEARSGSSQATPIVAGGVALLLSAKPGSSLDAIKNALYSTASNNGQKNNTSGYGLPSLPAALAKLGGGAPAPQPAPQPAPQPAPQPAPQPQPAPQPAPQPQPAPQPAPQPAPQPAPQPAPQPKPSGQKPSVLLVDDDMNVGTDVTGVLRDAIKANASTAFVWNVATQGAVPLSEMRKFQVVLWATGENYESTLSAQDQNTLRQYLSAGGRLIVSGQDIGYNIGESDFYRSVLKTKFIADSSGTAKFVTQGALGNTAYTLNAQGSAANQYYPDVISPINGAQLAGTWGATGTNAGAIQTQSIRVDRNQSRAQDKVTDVRGLVENIAGSLLRQFLSQAFGGQQTRQPKVSAQASGEPAGAIVLNDAGAYRTVNMGFGLEGLTPQSRSALLKSSLDWLTR from the coding sequence ATGAAACGAGCCACCCTGCTTCTTTGCGCCGCCCTGGCCGCCGCGACCGCCGGTCAGGCCAGCGCCGGACGCCTCGATCCCGACCTGCAGAAAAAACTGCAGACCGCGCCCAACACTAAAGTCGGCGTCATCGTGCGCTTCTCCGTTGCGAACAACACCCAGGGCCGCGCCCTCTTCAAGAGCTTGCGTCAGCAACTGCAGACCACCGTGCAGAAGCTCGGCCCAGCCGCTGGCATCATCAACAACGCCCTCAACAGCGGGCGTGCCCAGCAGCTCTGGCTCGACCAGTCCATCTACCTGCCACTCACGCCCATCGAGGCGCGCGCGATTGCCACGCTGCCCATCGTCGCGGAAGTCTTCGAGAACTTCCCCGTGAAGATTCCCAAGGCGGTGGCGCTCAGTGACAGCAGCGCGCCCGCCGGGACACCTTGGCACTTGCAGAAGCTTGGCGTGCCGCAGTTGTGGGCGCAGGGCATCCGGGGGCAGGGTGTGCGTATCGGGCACATCGACAGCGGCATCAACGCCAACCACGGCGAGCTCGCCGGGAAGGTCGCGGCGTACGCGGAGTTCAACGCGGACGGTGACCGCGTGAACAGCCAGCCGCATGACACCAGCGGGCACGGGACGCACACGGCGGGCCTGCTGGTCGGTAAGTCGGTGGGCGTGGCGCCAGACGCGAAGGTGCTGTCCGCGCTGGTGCTGCCGAATGACCAGGGGACGTTCGCGCAGGTGATCGCGGGCATGCAGTGGGTGCTGGACCCGGACAACAACGCTGACACGAACGACGGTGCGAATGTGGTCAGCATGAGCCTGGGCCTGCCGGGCACGTACCAGGAGTTCGTGCAGCCGGTGCAGAACATGATCAAGGCGGGCGTGATTCCGGTGTTCGCGAACGGGAACTTCGGCCCGACGGCGGGCAGTGCGGCGAGCCCCGGCAACATCCCGGATGTGATCGCGATTGGCGCCATTGATCAGGCGGGGAGCGTGCCGTCGTTCAGCAGCCGCGGGCCGGTCGCGTGGACGGGCCCGTATAACGGGACGTTCATCAAGCCGGACCTGGTGGGCCCGGGCGTGAACATCACGTCGAGCGCGAAGGACGGTGGGTATGAGGCGCGCAGCGGCAGTTCGCAGGCGACGCCCATCGTGGCGGGCGGCGTGGCGTTGCTGTTGAGCGCGAAGCCGGGGTCGAGCCTGGATGCCATCAAAAATGCGCTGTACTCCACGGCGTCGAACAACGGGCAGAAGAACAATACGAGTGGGTACGGGTTGCCGAGCCTGCCAGCGGCCCTCGCGAAGCTGGGTGGTGGCGCGCCGGCGCCTCAGCCGGCTCCGCAGCCGGCGCCTCAGCCGGCTCCGCAGCCGGCGCCTCAGCCGCAACCGGCTCCTCAACCTGCGCCCCAGCCGCAGCCTGCGCCGCAACCGGCGCCCCAGCCCGCCCCGCAGCCTGCGCCTCAACCCGCGCCGCAGCCCAAACCATCCGGGCAGAAGCCCAGCGTGCTGTTGGTCGACGACGACATGAACGTAGGCACGGACGTTACGGGCGTCCTGCGTGACGCCATCAAGGCGAATGCCAGCACGGCCTTCGTGTGGAATGTCGCCACGCAGGGGGCGGTGCCGCTCAGCGAGATGCGGAAATTCCAGGTGGTGCTGTGGGCGACGGGTGAGAACTACGAGTCGACCCTCAGTGCGCAGGATCAGAACACGCTGCGGCAGTACCTCTCGGCGGGCGGGCGCCTGATCGTGAGCGGTCAGGACATCGGGTACAACATCGGTGAGAGTGACTTCTACCGCAGCGTGCTGAAGACGAAGTTCATTGCGGATTCCAGCGGCACGGCGAAGTTCGTGACGCAGGGCGCGCTGGGGAATACGGCGTATACCCTGAACGCGCAGGGGAGTGCGGCGAACCAGTACTACCCGGATGTGATCTCACCGATCAACGGGGCGCAGCTGGCGGGCACGTGGGGTGCGACGGGCACCAATGCGGGCGCCATTCAGACGCAGTCGATTCGCGTGGATCGCAATCAGAGCCGCGCGCAGGACAAGGTCACGGACGTGCGTGGTCTGGTGGAGAACATTGCGGGGAGCCTGCTGCGGCAGTTCCTGAGTCAGGCGTTCGGCGGACAGCAGACGCGTCAGCCGAAGGTGAGTGCGCAGGCGTCCGGGGAGCCGGCGGGCGCGATTGTGCTCAACGATGCGGGGGCGTACCGCACGGTGAACATGGGCTTCGGCTTGGAGGGCCTGACGCCGCAGTCGCGTTCGGCGCTGCTGAAGTCGAGCCTGGACTGGCTGACACGCTGA
- a CDS encoding M20 family metallopeptidase codes for MSADRLVAFLQALIRTRSMPGEEAELTDRVVQEWHDLQFDEVRTDAAGNALAFVRGREPGPAWLLLTHLDHVSEGDASLWTHPPFEGVLEGDTVHGRGAVDIKGPLAAQTYALAALLARGERPRRDVWIAAVTQEEVGGEGAAHLVAHPPGEIGAVIVAEPSSNRLMLGHRGVAHVHVQLRGRAHHASLALHDQNPFFALGELLRRVQALTFEPHPVVGASSLTVTQVTHDSGSENLTPNTVTAVLDWRFSEEDAENRATLARLLRDLPTDAQLAPLWTAHNTPGFSTAPEHPLARLVAPYAAASQGDVGATPGVWKFATDGRYTHAAGWPTVGWGPGDEGLAHTTQERVSVPEMQAYATALADLLSRETF; via the coding sequence ATGTCTGCTGACCGCCTGGTGGCCTTCCTGCAAGCCCTGATCCGCACCCGCTCCATGCCTGGCGAGGAGGCCGAGCTGACGGACCGCGTCGTGCAGGAGTGGCATGACCTGCAATTCGACGAAGTCCGCACCGATGCCGCCGGCAACGCCCTTGCGTTCGTGCGGGGCCGTGAGCCTGGGCCCGCCTGGCTGCTGCTCACGCACCTCGATCACGTCAGTGAAGGAGACGCGTCCCTGTGGACGCACCCGCCATTCGAGGGGGTGCTGGAGGGCGACACGGTGCACGGCCGCGGCGCCGTGGACATCAAGGGGCCGCTGGCGGCGCAGACGTACGCGCTCGCGGCGCTGCTCGCGCGCGGCGAGCGCCCCCGCCGGGACGTGTGGATCGCGGCGGTCACGCAGGAGGAAGTGGGGGGCGAGGGCGCCGCGCACCTCGTCGCCCACCCGCCCGGCGAAATCGGCGCGGTGATCGTCGCGGAGCCCAGCAGCAACCGCCTGATGCTGGGGCACCGCGGCGTGGCCCACGTGCACGTGCAGTTGCGTGGACGCGCGCACCACGCGAGTCTCGCGCTGCACGACCAGAACCCCTTCTTCGCGCTCGGCGAGCTGCTGCGGCGCGTTCAGGCGCTCACGTTCGAGCCGCATCCGGTGGTCGGCGCGTCGAGCCTCACGGTCACGCAGGTGACGCACGACTCGGGCAGCGAGAACCTCACCCCGAATACCGTAACCGCCGTCCTGGACTGGCGCTTCAGTGAAGAGGACGCCGAGAACCGCGCGACGCTCGCGCGCCTCCTGCGTGACCTGCCGACGGACGCGCAGCTCGCGCCGCTGTGGACGGCGCACAACACCCCCGGGTTCAGCACCGCGCCTGAACATCCACTCGCTCGCCTTGTTGCCCCGTACGCGGCGGCCTCGCAGGGGGACGTGGGCGCCACGCCGGGCGTGTGGAAGTTCGCTACGGACGGCCGCTACACGCACGCGGCCGGCTGGCCGACCGTCGGCTGGGGCCCCGGGGATGAGGGGCTGGCGCACACAACGCAGGAACGTGTCTCCGTGCCTGAGATGCAGGCGTACGCAACCGCCCTTGCGGACCTCCTGAGCCGAGAAACCTTCTAA
- a CDS encoding SRPBCC family protein codes for MTNNTNFQDPTRLATIAGGSLLTVIGLRKRGFLGLALAAAGGYLAYRGVTGNDPIAQATGMSGATASKPIFVEQSVVINRDAQSVYDYWRKLDNLPRIMSHLETVTVLDERRSRWVAKAPLGTHVEWEAEIVNDKPGERIGWHSLPGATVDNAGSVQFEKLPDGGTRVHVALSYRPPAGPLGAAVAKLFGEEPSQQIADDLQKFKAAFEGNNPNAKA; via the coding sequence ATGACGAACAACACCAACTTCCAGGACCCCACGCGCCTCGCCACGATCGCGGGCGGCAGCCTCCTGACTGTGATCGGCCTGCGCAAGCGCGGCTTCCTGGGCCTGGCGCTCGCCGCGGCCGGCGGGTACCTCGCGTACCGCGGCGTGACCGGCAACGACCCCATTGCGCAGGCGACCGGCATGAGCGGCGCGACGGCCAGCAAGCCGATCTTCGTGGAGCAGAGCGTCGTCATCAACCGTGACGCGCAGTCCGTGTACGACTACTGGCGCAAGCTCGACAACCTGCCGCGCATCATGAGCCACCTCGAGACCGTCACGGTCCTCGATGAGCGCCGTTCCCGCTGGGTGGCCAAAGCGCCGCTCGGCACGCACGTGGAGTGGGAAGCGGAAATCGTGAACGACAAGCCCGGCGAGCGCATCGGCTGGCACAGCCTGCCCGGCGCGACCGTCGACAACGCGGGCAGCGTGCAGTTCGAGAAACTCCCGGACGGTGGGACGCGCGTACACGTGGCCCTCAGCTACCGCCCGCCCGCCGGTCCGCTCGGCGCGGCCGTCGCCAAGCTGTTCGGCGAGGAGCCCAGCCAGCAGATCGCGGACGACCTGCAGAAATTCAAGGCCGCCTTCGAAGGCAACAACCCCAACGCCAAGGCGTAA
- the modA gene encoding molybdate ABC transporter substrate-binding protein, translated as MPRTLMLAALLAGAAHAEPLTVFAAASLTDAFTELGRAFDARTGHRTTFQFAGSQTLRAQLEGGARADVIASANAAQYDPLVRAGLVEPARTFARNRLILIAPRRSARVQTLADLARPGVRLVLADRSVPVGDYARRMLSAIDASGTYGRDFSARVLRNVVSEEPNVRQVALKVQLGEADAAVVYATDLTPALKGSVRAVALPSRFNQTATYPLGAVRNAGAPNAARQFVQYVLSPDGQRILRKWGFLSPQ; from the coding sequence ATGCCCCGCACCCTGATGCTCGCCGCGCTGCTCGCCGGCGCCGCTCACGCCGAACCCCTGACCGTGTTCGCCGCGGCCTCCCTCACGGACGCCTTCACGGAACTGGGGCGCGCCTTCGACGCGCGCACCGGCCACCGCACGACCTTCCAGTTCGCCGGCTCCCAGACGCTCCGCGCGCAGCTGGAGGGCGGCGCCCGCGCGGACGTGATCGCGAGTGCGAACGCCGCGCAGTACGACCCGCTGGTCCGCGCGGGCCTGGTGGAGCCCGCGCGGACGTTCGCGCGCAACCGCCTGATCCTCATCGCGCCGCGGCGCAGCGCCCGGGTGCAGACACTCGCGGACCTCGCGCGGCCCGGCGTGCGCCTCGTCCTCGCGGACCGCAGCGTGCCCGTCGGGGACTACGCGCGCCGGATGCTGAGCGCCATTGACGCGAGCGGCACGTATGGCCGTGACTTCAGCGCGCGCGTGCTGCGCAACGTCGTTAGCGAGGAACCGAACGTCCGTCAGGTCGCCCTGAAGGTGCAGCTGGGCGAGGCGGACGCCGCCGTCGTGTACGCCACGGACCTCACGCCCGCCCTGAAGGGGTCCGTGCGCGCCGTGGCGCTCCCGTCGCGCTTCAATCAGACGGCCACGTACCCGCTGGGCGCCGTGCGGAACGCGGGCGCCCCGAACGCCGCGCGGCAGTTCGTGCAGTACGTGCTCTCCCCGGACGGCCAGCGCATTCTGCGCAAGTGGGGCTTCCTGAGTCCGCAGTGA
- a CDS encoding ABC transporter permease, translated as MTGRSAPPAVLLAFAALLTVFLLLPTAVLLLRGLTPAFLPALASPAVLDALRVSLSTTLCTLAVTLLFGTPVAYLLARHRFPGRALLDTTLDLPVVLPPVVAGVALLLTFGRQGLLGAPLTLAGISVAFSPLAVVLAQLFTSAPFYIRAAKIGFSAIDRDIEAAALIDGATRRRAFRHVTWPLAFPFLLEGLVLAWARALGEFGATILFAGSLQGRTRTITLSIYAALESDLAPALVLSAVMVIVAFTLLLVVRLVTARRQDTDHA; from the coding sequence GTGACCGGTCGGTCCGCCCCGCCCGCCGTGCTGCTCGCGTTCGCGGCGCTGCTGACGGTGTTCCTGCTGCTGCCCACGGCGGTGCTGCTGCTGCGCGGCCTCACGCCCGCGTTCCTGCCGGCGCTCGCCAGCCCGGCGGTGCTGGACGCGCTGCGCGTGAGCCTCAGCACCACCCTGTGCACCCTGGCGGTCACGTTGCTGTTCGGGACGCCCGTCGCGTACCTGCTCGCACGTCACCGCTTTCCCGGGCGCGCGCTGCTCGACACCACGCTGGACCTCCCCGTCGTGTTGCCGCCCGTCGTGGCGGGCGTCGCCCTGCTGCTCACGTTCGGGCGTCAGGGGCTGCTGGGCGCGCCGCTCACGCTGGCCGGCATCAGCGTGGCCTTCTCGCCGCTCGCGGTGGTGCTCGCGCAGCTGTTCACGAGCGCGCCCTTCTACATCCGCGCCGCGAAAATCGGCTTCAGCGCCATCGACCGCGACATCGAGGCGGCCGCGCTCATCGACGGGGCCACGCGCCGCCGCGCGTTCCGGCACGTCACGTGGCCGCTCGCCTTCCCGTTCCTGCTTGAAGGGCTGGTGCTGGCCTGGGCGCGCGCGCTCGGGGAGTTCGGCGCGACCATCCTGTTCGCCGGGTCGCTGCAGGGCCGCACGCGGACCATCACCCTGTCCATTTACGCGGCGCTCGAGAGTGATCTGGCGCCCGCGCTGGTGCTGAGCGCCGTGATGGTTATCGTGGCGTTCACGTTGCTGCTGGTCGTCCGGCTGGTGACCGCGCGCCGCCAGGACACCGATCACGCCTGA
- a CDS encoding DUF4384 domain-containing protein: MNKHLTLIAAALATVSSIAAAAPQISAQSIIVNPAPSTDVSVKVWVDRDTSGTRVPNYRIGDRIRIYTSTDRDAYVYLFNVNPDGSIDQILPNHLQSGGNFVKANTVKAFPSARDQFVFNVAGPYGTNKVLALASTRPLNLQDISSFQGGQSFAQVKQDNQQEFAQALSIVVNPVPQNSWITDVAYYNVAR, encoded by the coding sequence ATGAACAAACACCTGACCCTGATCGCGGCGGCCCTCGCCACCGTTTCCAGCATCGCCGCCGCCGCGCCCCAGATCAGCGCGCAGAGCATCATCGTCAACCCCGCGCCCAGCACCGACGTGAGCGTCAAGGTCTGGGTGGACCGCGACACCAGCGGCACCCGCGTCCCCAACTACCGCATCGGCGACCGCATCCGCATCTACACCAGCACCGACCGTGACGCGTACGTGTACCTGTTCAACGTCAACCCGGACGGCAGCATTGACCAGATCCTCCCGAACCACCTGCAGAGTGGCGGCAACTTCGTGAAGGCCAACACCGTCAAGGCCTTCCCCAGCGCCCGCGACCAGTTCGTGTTCAACGTGGCCGGCCCGTACGGCACCAATAAGGTCCTCGCGCTCGCCAGCACCCGCCCGCTGAACCTGCAGGACATCAGCAGCTTCCAGGGCGGCCAGAGCTTCGCGCAGGTGAAGCAGGACAACCAGCAGGAGTTCGCGCAGGCGCTCAGCATCGTCGTGAACCCCGTCCCGCAGAACAGCTGGATCACCGACGTCGCGTACTACAACGTCGCCCGCTGA